In Drosophila bipectinata strain 14024-0381.07 chromosome 2R, DbipHiC1v2, whole genome shotgun sequence, one genomic interval encodes:
- the Dh44-R2 gene encoding diuretic hormone receptor isoform X1: MADDDLRALVDSLDDASPENLANVIANFSLDMLQRASALIGAQQPHSGELLVNRTQQCQQQQRQEELEAARNLTAGGKRILQCPSSFDSVLCWPRTNAGSLAVLPCFEEFKGVHYDTTENATRFCFENGTWDHYSDYDRCHQQSGSIPVVPDFSPSVDLPAIIYACGYFLSFATLVVALIIFLSFKDLRCLRNTIHANLFLTYITSALLWILTLFLQVITTESSQAGCITLVIMFQYFYLTNFFWMFVEGLYLYTLVVQTFSSDNISFLIYALIGWGCPALCILVWSIAKAFAPHLDNEHFIGLEIECAWMRESHIDWIFKGPASLALLINLVFLIRIMWVLITKLRSAHTLETRQYYKASKALLVLIPLFGITYLLVLTGPEQGISRNLFEAIRAFLISTQGFFVALFYCFLNSEVRQTLRHRFIRWRESRNINRSSSIKNRRHRASKDYSLRSRTESLRTEECVICLRPSPHTRLGPLQRYHSIDITDFV; the protein is encoded by the exons ATGGCTGACGACGATCTGCGTGCCCTGGTGGACAGTCTGGACGACGCCTCGCCGGAGAACCTGGCCAACGTCATCGCCAACTTCTCGCTGGACATGCTGCAGCGGGCGAGCGCCCTAATTGGCGCCCAACAGCCCCACAGCGGGGAGCTCCTCGTCAACCGAACACAGCAgtgccagcagcagcagcggcaggaGGAGCTGGAGGCGGCTCGGAACCTAACGGCAGGCGGCAAGCGG ATTCTACAATGTCCCAGCTCATTTGATTCGGTGCTGTGTTGGCCTCGAACGAATGCCGGAAGTTTGGCAGTACTGCCCTGTTTTGAGGAATTTAAGGGTGTACACTACGACACAACAG AAAACGCCACCAGGTTCTGCTTTGAGAATGGCACATGGGACCACTATTCGGACTACGATCGCTGCCACCAGCAGTCGGGTTCTATACCAGTAGTTCCAGACTTTTCCCCCAGTGTGGACTTACCTGCAATTATCTATGCTTGTGGTTATTTTCTAAGCTTTGCCACTTTAGTAGTAGCTCTTATAATATTCCTCAGCTTCAA AGATCTACGCTGCCTGCGAAATACAATTCATGCGAATCTATTCCTTACCTACATCACCTCAGCTTTATTATGGATTCTTACCTTGTTTCTGCAAGtg ataACCACAGAGTCAAGCCAGGCTGGGTGCATAACGCTGGTCATCATGTTCCAATACTTTTACCTAACCAACTTTTTCTGGATGTTTGTCGAGG GTCTTTATCTGTACACGCTGGTGGTGCAAACGTTCTCCAGCGATAATATTAGCTTTCTTATCTACGCCCTGATAGGCTGGGGCTGCCCAGCTCTTTGCATTTTGGTCTGGTCCATTGCCAAGGCATTTGCCCCGCATCTCGATAATGAGCACTTTATTGGG CTTGAAATCGAATGCGCTTGGATGCGTGAATCTCATATAGATTGGATTTTCAAGGGCCCTGCCTCGCTGGCTCTGCTGATTAATTTAGTTTTTCTCATTCGCATTATGTGG GTTCTCATTACCAAACTACGTTCGGCTCACACATTAGAAACGCGGCAGTATTACAAAGCCTCCAAAGCCCTGCTGGTGTTGATTCCGCTTTTTGGCATTACCTATCTGCTGGTCCTAACCGGCCCCGAGCAGGGCATCAGCCGTAATCTCTTTGAGGCCATTAGAGCCTTTCTCATTAGCACACAG GGCTTCTTTGTGGCGCTCTTCTACTGTTTCCTCAACTCGGAGGTGCGCCAGACGTTGAGGCATCGCTTCATCCGGTGGCGCGAGAGTCGGAATATCAACCGAAGCAGTTCCATCAAAAATCGCAG GCATCGCGCCTCCAAAGACTACTCGCTGAGATCGCGAACCGAAAGTCTAcg CACGGAGGAGTGTGTGATCTGTCTACGTCCGTCGCCCCATACGCGGCTGGGGCCTCTGCAGCGCTACCACAGCATCGACATCACAGACTTTGTTTAG
- the Dh44-R2 gene encoding diuretic hormone receptor isoform X2, which yields MADDDLRALVDSLDDASPENLANVIANFSLDMLQRASALIGAQQPHSGELLVNRTQQCQQQQRQEELEAARNLTAGGKRILQCPSSFDSVLCWPRTNAGSLAVLPCFEEFKGVHYDTTENATRFCFENGTWDHYSDYDRCHQQSGSIPVVPDFSPSVDLPAIIYACGYFLSFATLVVALIIFLSFKDLRCLRNTIHANLFLTYITSALLWILTLFLQVITTESSQAGCITLVIMFQYFYLTNFFWMFVEGLYLYTLVVQTFSSDNISFLIYALIGWGCPALCILVWSIAKAFAPHLDNEHFIGLEIECAWMRESHIDWIFKGPASLALLINLVFLIRIMWVLITKLRSAHTLETRQYYKASKALLVLIPLFGITYLLVLTGPEQGISRNLFEAIRAFLISTQGFFVALFYCFLNSEVRQTLRHRFIRWRESRNINRSSSIKNRSTEECVICLRPSPHTRLGPLQRYHSIDITDFV from the exons ATGGCTGACGACGATCTGCGTGCCCTGGTGGACAGTCTGGACGACGCCTCGCCGGAGAACCTGGCCAACGTCATCGCCAACTTCTCGCTGGACATGCTGCAGCGGGCGAGCGCCCTAATTGGCGCCCAACAGCCCCACAGCGGGGAGCTCCTCGTCAACCGAACACAGCAgtgccagcagcagcagcggcaggaGGAGCTGGAGGCGGCTCGGAACCTAACGGCAGGCGGCAAGCGG ATTCTACAATGTCCCAGCTCATTTGATTCGGTGCTGTGTTGGCCTCGAACGAATGCCGGAAGTTTGGCAGTACTGCCCTGTTTTGAGGAATTTAAGGGTGTACACTACGACACAACAG AAAACGCCACCAGGTTCTGCTTTGAGAATGGCACATGGGACCACTATTCGGACTACGATCGCTGCCACCAGCAGTCGGGTTCTATACCAGTAGTTCCAGACTTTTCCCCCAGTGTGGACTTACCTGCAATTATCTATGCTTGTGGTTATTTTCTAAGCTTTGCCACTTTAGTAGTAGCTCTTATAATATTCCTCAGCTTCAA AGATCTACGCTGCCTGCGAAATACAATTCATGCGAATCTATTCCTTACCTACATCACCTCAGCTTTATTATGGATTCTTACCTTGTTTCTGCAAGtg ataACCACAGAGTCAAGCCAGGCTGGGTGCATAACGCTGGTCATCATGTTCCAATACTTTTACCTAACCAACTTTTTCTGGATGTTTGTCGAGG GTCTTTATCTGTACACGCTGGTGGTGCAAACGTTCTCCAGCGATAATATTAGCTTTCTTATCTACGCCCTGATAGGCTGGGGCTGCCCAGCTCTTTGCATTTTGGTCTGGTCCATTGCCAAGGCATTTGCCCCGCATCTCGATAATGAGCACTTTATTGGG CTTGAAATCGAATGCGCTTGGATGCGTGAATCTCATATAGATTGGATTTTCAAGGGCCCTGCCTCGCTGGCTCTGCTGATTAATTTAGTTTTTCTCATTCGCATTATGTGG GTTCTCATTACCAAACTACGTTCGGCTCACACATTAGAAACGCGGCAGTATTACAAAGCCTCCAAAGCCCTGCTGGTGTTGATTCCGCTTTTTGGCATTACCTATCTGCTGGTCCTAACCGGCCCCGAGCAGGGCATCAGCCGTAATCTCTTTGAGGCCATTAGAGCCTTTCTCATTAGCACACAG GGCTTCTTTGTGGCGCTCTTCTACTGTTTCCTCAACTCGGAGGTGCGCCAGACGTTGAGGCATCGCTTCATCCGGTGGCGCGAGAGTCGGAATATCAACCGAAGCAGTTCCATCAAAAATCGCAG CACGGAGGAGTGTGTGATCTGTCTACGTCCGTCGCCCCATACGCGGCTGGGGCCTCTGCAGCGCTACCACAGCATCGACATCACAGACTTTGTTTAG
- the Dh44-R2 gene encoding diuretic hormone receptor isoform X3 produces MADDDLRALVDSLDDASPENLANVIANFSLDMLQRASALIGAQQPHSGELLVNRTQQCQQQQRQEELEAARNLTAGGKRILQCPSSFDSVLCWPRTNAGSLAVLPCFEEFKGVHYDTTENATRFCFENGTWDHYSDYDRCHQQSGSIPVVPDFSPSVDLPAIIYACGYFLSFATLVVALIIFLSFKDLRCLRNTIHANLFLTYITSALLWILTLFLQVITTESSQAGCITLVIMFQYFYLTNFFWMFVEGLYLYTLVVQTFSSDNISFLIYALIGWGCPALCILVWSIAKAFAPHLDNEHFIGLEIECAWMRESHIDWIFKGPASLALLINLVFLIRIMWVLITKLRSAHTLETRQYYKASKALLVLIPLFGITYLLVLTGPEQGISRNLFEAIRAFLISTQGFFVALFYCFLNSEVRQTLRHRFIRWRESRNINRSSSIKNRRHRASKDYSLRSRTESLRLTSTSPVPTGHYE; encoded by the exons ATGGCTGACGACGATCTGCGTGCCCTGGTGGACAGTCTGGACGACGCCTCGCCGGAGAACCTGGCCAACGTCATCGCCAACTTCTCGCTGGACATGCTGCAGCGGGCGAGCGCCCTAATTGGCGCCCAACAGCCCCACAGCGGGGAGCTCCTCGTCAACCGAACACAGCAgtgccagcagcagcagcggcaggaGGAGCTGGAGGCGGCTCGGAACCTAACGGCAGGCGGCAAGCGG ATTCTACAATGTCCCAGCTCATTTGATTCGGTGCTGTGTTGGCCTCGAACGAATGCCGGAAGTTTGGCAGTACTGCCCTGTTTTGAGGAATTTAAGGGTGTACACTACGACACAACAG AAAACGCCACCAGGTTCTGCTTTGAGAATGGCACATGGGACCACTATTCGGACTACGATCGCTGCCACCAGCAGTCGGGTTCTATACCAGTAGTTCCAGACTTTTCCCCCAGTGTGGACTTACCTGCAATTATCTATGCTTGTGGTTATTTTCTAAGCTTTGCCACTTTAGTAGTAGCTCTTATAATATTCCTCAGCTTCAA AGATCTACGCTGCCTGCGAAATACAATTCATGCGAATCTATTCCTTACCTACATCACCTCAGCTTTATTATGGATTCTTACCTTGTTTCTGCAAGtg ataACCACAGAGTCAAGCCAGGCTGGGTGCATAACGCTGGTCATCATGTTCCAATACTTTTACCTAACCAACTTTTTCTGGATGTTTGTCGAGG GTCTTTATCTGTACACGCTGGTGGTGCAAACGTTCTCCAGCGATAATATTAGCTTTCTTATCTACGCCCTGATAGGCTGGGGCTGCCCAGCTCTTTGCATTTTGGTCTGGTCCATTGCCAAGGCATTTGCCCCGCATCTCGATAATGAGCACTTTATTGGG CTTGAAATCGAATGCGCTTGGATGCGTGAATCTCATATAGATTGGATTTTCAAGGGCCCTGCCTCGCTGGCTCTGCTGATTAATTTAGTTTTTCTCATTCGCATTATGTGG GTTCTCATTACCAAACTACGTTCGGCTCACACATTAGAAACGCGGCAGTATTACAAAGCCTCCAAAGCCCTGCTGGTGTTGATTCCGCTTTTTGGCATTACCTATCTGCTGGTCCTAACCGGCCCCGAGCAGGGCATCAGCCGTAATCTCTTTGAGGCCATTAGAGCCTTTCTCATTAGCACACAG GGCTTCTTTGTGGCGCTCTTCTACTGTTTCCTCAACTCGGAGGTGCGCCAGACGTTGAGGCATCGCTTCATCCGGTGGCGCGAGAGTCGGAATATCAACCGAAGCAGTTCCATCAAAAATCGCAG GCATCGCGCCTCCAAAGACTACTCGCTGAGATCGCGAACCGAAAGTCTAcg ACTGACATCAACAAGTCCCGTACCCACCGGACACTACGAATGA
- the LOC108131659 gene encoding uncharacterized protein yields MKLGEVYLVFMLFLMLGVEITQEQPTPLAKRRVPRQDEPGPDAKGDLKLLHAPCEFDLIRYASIDYFPSHCQPVYQNRHVNEDWYRLYRTYDTEGFVFGQFYERLLRHEVD; encoded by the exons ATGAAGTTGGGAGAAGTTTATCTAGTCTTCATGCTTTTCCTGATG CTCGGAGTAGAGATCACCCAGGAACAGCCCACGCCGCTGGCTAAGAGGAGAGTGCCTCGCCAAGATGAGCCCGGGCCGGATGCCAAGGGCGATCTGAAACTGTTGCATGCACCCTGCGAGTTCGATCTGATTAGGTACGCCTCGATCGACTACTTTCCCAGCCACTGCCAGCCCGTTTACCAGAACCGGCACGTCAACGAGGACTGGTACCGCCTCTACAGGACCTACGATACTGAGgggtttgtttttggccagttCTACGAGCGCCTGCTGCGCCACGAAGTCGACTAA
- the fdl gene encoding probable beta-hexosaminidase fdl isoform X1, protein MAAKVCMWKILRFFIMFPSRRQWSHQVPCVCQSLRYLYKMSLAVSLRRALLALLSGAIFILTVLYWNQGATKTQAYNEALERHPSHRDASAFPIPVEKSWTYKCENDRCMRVGHHGKSGKRVSFISCSMTCGDINIWPHPTHKHVLSSHTHSFSVDDVQLQVDTTHREVRKQLQVVFDWFLKDLRQIQRLDYAGSGLEPAASESSSSKSRRHTQQDSEPAATLFGATFGTKQAGDLSIVQVKIAVHKSGDLNFSLDNDESYHLTSNTDGHRLLVEITANSYFGARHGLSTLQQLIWFDDEDRLLHTYANSKVKDAPKFRYRGLMLDTSRHFFSVEAIKRTIMAMGLAKLNRFHWHLTDAQSFPYISRYYPELAEHGAYSESETYTEQDVREVAEFAKIYGVQVIPEIDAPAHAGNGWDWGPKRGMGELAMCINQQPWSFYCGEPPCGQLNPKNNHTYLILQRLYEELLQQTGPTDLFHLGGDEVNLDCWAQYFNDTDLRGMWCDFMLQAMARLKVANNGVAPKIVAVWSSALTNTKCLPNSQFAVQVWGGSTWQENYDLLDNGYNVIFSHVDAWYLDCGFGSWRATGEAACAPYRTWQNVYKHRPWERMRLDKRRKKQVLGGEVCMWTEQVDENQLDNRLWPRSAALGERLWSDPNDDHDMDVVPPEVFRRISLFRNRLVELGIRAEALFPKYCAQNPGECI, encoded by the exons ATGGCCGCGAAAGTATGTATGTGGAAGATTCTTCGATTTTTCATTATGTTTCCATCGAGGCGCCAGTGGAGTCACCAAGTCCCTTGCGTGTGCCAAAG cCTACGTTATCTGTATAAGATGTCCTTGGCTGTCTCGTTGCGTCGAGCTCTTCTGGCGCTACTCTCCGGAGCCATATTCATCCTGACGGTGCTGTACTGGAACCAGGGAGCCACCAAAACTCAGGCCTACAATGAGGCCCTAGAACGCCATCCCAGTCATCGGGATGCCAGTGCCTTTCCCAT ACCCGTCGAAAAGTCCTGGACGTACAAGTGCGAGAATGACCGATGCATGCGAGTGGGCCACCACGGCAAGTCCGGGAAGCGCGTCTCGTTCATCAGTTGCTCCATGACGTGCGGCGACATCAACATCTGGCCCCATCCCACCCACAAGCATGTCCTTAGCTCGCACACCCACAGCTTCTCGGTGGACGATGTGCAGCTGCAGGTGGACACAACGCATCGGGAGGTCCGCAAGCAGCTGCAGGTTGTCTTCGATTGGTTCCTCAAGGATCTGCGACAGATCCAGCGGCTGGACTATGCCGGCAGTGGCTTAGAGCCCGCCGCTAGTGAATCATCTTCCTCGAAATCCCGGCGACACACCCAACAGGATTCGGAACCAGCAGCCACGCTTTTTGGCGCCACTTTCGGGACCAAGCAGGCCGGGGATTTGTCCATCGTGCAGGTCAAGATAGCCGTACACAAGTCGGGAGACCTTAACTTTAGTCTCGACAACGATGAGAGCTATCATCTGACATCGAATA CCGATGGACACCGCTTGCTGGTGGAGATCACCGCGAACTCATACTTTGGCGCCCGTCATGGCCTCTCCACGCTGCAGCAACTAATCTGGTTCGATGACGAGGATAGACTCCTGCACACCTATGCCAACTCCAAGGTTAAGGATGCCCCCAAGTTTCGGTACCGCGGCCTGATGTTGGACACCTCGCGGCACTTCTTCTCGGTGGAGGCCATCAAGCGAACGATCATGGCCATGGGCCTGGCCAAGCTCAACCGCTTCCATTGGCATCTAACGGATGCCCAGAGCTTTCCCTACATTTCGCGCTACTATCCCGAGCTGGCCGAGCACGGAGCCTACTCGGAGAGCGAAACATATACAGAGCAGGATGTACGCGAAGTGGCGGAGTTTGCCAAGATATATGGTGTGCAGGTGATTCCGGAGATCGATGCTCCGGCCCATGCGGGCAACGGCTGGGATTGGGGACCCAAACGCGGCATGGGTGAGCTGGCCATGTGCATCAACCAGCAGCCGTGGAGCTTCTATTGCGGCGAGCCGCCTTGCGGCCAGTTGAATCCGAAGAACAACCACACCTACCTCATTCTGCAGCGCCTGTACGAGGAGCTGCTGCAGCAGACGGGGCCCACGGACCTCTTTCACCTGGGTGGCGACGAGGTGAATCTTGATTGCTGGGCGCAGTACTTCAATGACACGGATCTGCGCGGCATGTGGTGCGATTTTATGCTCCAGGCCATGGCCAG GCTAAAGGTGGCCAACAATGGAGTGGCGCCCAAGATAGTGGCCGTCTGGTCGAGCGCCCTCACCAACACCAAGTGTCTTCCAAACAGTCAATTCGCCGTACAGGTGTGGGGCGGCAGCACCTGGCAGGAGAACTACGACCTGCTGGACAACGGTTATAATGTGATCTTCTCGCATGTGGATGCTTGGTACTTGGACTGCGGCTTCGGCAGTTGGCGGGCCACTGGCGAAGCTGCCTGTGCTCCCTACCGCACCTGGCAGAATGTCTACAAGCACCGCCCGTGGGAGCGTATGCGATTGGACAAGCGTCGCAAGAAGCAG GTTCTGGGCGGTGAGGTGTGCATGTGGACCGAACAGGTGGATGAAAATCAGCTGGATAACCGGCTGTGGCCAAGATCGGCTGCCTTAGGTGAACGCCTCTGGTCTGATCCCAATGACGATCATGACATGGATGTTGTGCCGCCGGAAGTGTTCCGCAGAATCTCATTGTTCCGAAATCGCCTTGTCGAGCTGGGCATTAGGGCAGAAGCCCTGTTTCCCAAATACTGTGCCCAGAATCCCGGCGAATGCATTTGA
- the fdl gene encoding probable beta-hexosaminidase fdl isoform X2: MSLAVSLRRALLALLSGAIFILTVLYWNQGATKTQAYNEALERHPSHRDASAFPIPVEKSWTYKCENDRCMRVGHHGKSGKRVSFISCSMTCGDINIWPHPTHKHVLSSHTHSFSVDDVQLQVDTTHREVRKQLQVVFDWFLKDLRQIQRLDYAGSGLEPAASESSSSKSRRHTQQDSEPAATLFGATFGTKQAGDLSIVQVKIAVHKSGDLNFSLDNDESYHLTSNTDGHRLLVEITANSYFGARHGLSTLQQLIWFDDEDRLLHTYANSKVKDAPKFRYRGLMLDTSRHFFSVEAIKRTIMAMGLAKLNRFHWHLTDAQSFPYISRYYPELAEHGAYSESETYTEQDVREVAEFAKIYGVQVIPEIDAPAHAGNGWDWGPKRGMGELAMCINQQPWSFYCGEPPCGQLNPKNNHTYLILQRLYEELLQQTGPTDLFHLGGDEVNLDCWAQYFNDTDLRGMWCDFMLQAMARLKVANNGVAPKIVAVWSSALTNTKCLPNSQFAVQVWGGSTWQENYDLLDNGYNVIFSHVDAWYLDCGFGSWRATGEAACAPYRTWQNVYKHRPWERMRLDKRRKKQVLGGEVCMWTEQVDENQLDNRLWPRSAALGERLWSDPNDDHDMDVVPPEVFRRISLFRNRLVELGIRAEALFPKYCAQNPGECI; the protein is encoded by the exons ATGTCCTTGGCTGTCTCGTTGCGTCGAGCTCTTCTGGCGCTACTCTCCGGAGCCATATTCATCCTGACGGTGCTGTACTGGAACCAGGGAGCCACCAAAACTCAGGCCTACAATGAGGCCCTAGAACGCCATCCCAGTCATCGGGATGCCAGTGCCTTTCCCAT ACCCGTCGAAAAGTCCTGGACGTACAAGTGCGAGAATGACCGATGCATGCGAGTGGGCCACCACGGCAAGTCCGGGAAGCGCGTCTCGTTCATCAGTTGCTCCATGACGTGCGGCGACATCAACATCTGGCCCCATCCCACCCACAAGCATGTCCTTAGCTCGCACACCCACAGCTTCTCGGTGGACGATGTGCAGCTGCAGGTGGACACAACGCATCGGGAGGTCCGCAAGCAGCTGCAGGTTGTCTTCGATTGGTTCCTCAAGGATCTGCGACAGATCCAGCGGCTGGACTATGCCGGCAGTGGCTTAGAGCCCGCCGCTAGTGAATCATCTTCCTCGAAATCCCGGCGACACACCCAACAGGATTCGGAACCAGCAGCCACGCTTTTTGGCGCCACTTTCGGGACCAAGCAGGCCGGGGATTTGTCCATCGTGCAGGTCAAGATAGCCGTACACAAGTCGGGAGACCTTAACTTTAGTCTCGACAACGATGAGAGCTATCATCTGACATCGAATA CCGATGGACACCGCTTGCTGGTGGAGATCACCGCGAACTCATACTTTGGCGCCCGTCATGGCCTCTCCACGCTGCAGCAACTAATCTGGTTCGATGACGAGGATAGACTCCTGCACACCTATGCCAACTCCAAGGTTAAGGATGCCCCCAAGTTTCGGTACCGCGGCCTGATGTTGGACACCTCGCGGCACTTCTTCTCGGTGGAGGCCATCAAGCGAACGATCATGGCCATGGGCCTGGCCAAGCTCAACCGCTTCCATTGGCATCTAACGGATGCCCAGAGCTTTCCCTACATTTCGCGCTACTATCCCGAGCTGGCCGAGCACGGAGCCTACTCGGAGAGCGAAACATATACAGAGCAGGATGTACGCGAAGTGGCGGAGTTTGCCAAGATATATGGTGTGCAGGTGATTCCGGAGATCGATGCTCCGGCCCATGCGGGCAACGGCTGGGATTGGGGACCCAAACGCGGCATGGGTGAGCTGGCCATGTGCATCAACCAGCAGCCGTGGAGCTTCTATTGCGGCGAGCCGCCTTGCGGCCAGTTGAATCCGAAGAACAACCACACCTACCTCATTCTGCAGCGCCTGTACGAGGAGCTGCTGCAGCAGACGGGGCCCACGGACCTCTTTCACCTGGGTGGCGACGAGGTGAATCTTGATTGCTGGGCGCAGTACTTCAATGACACGGATCTGCGCGGCATGTGGTGCGATTTTATGCTCCAGGCCATGGCCAG GCTAAAGGTGGCCAACAATGGAGTGGCGCCCAAGATAGTGGCCGTCTGGTCGAGCGCCCTCACCAACACCAAGTGTCTTCCAAACAGTCAATTCGCCGTACAGGTGTGGGGCGGCAGCACCTGGCAGGAGAACTACGACCTGCTGGACAACGGTTATAATGTGATCTTCTCGCATGTGGATGCTTGGTACTTGGACTGCGGCTTCGGCAGTTGGCGGGCCACTGGCGAAGCTGCCTGTGCTCCCTACCGCACCTGGCAGAATGTCTACAAGCACCGCCCGTGGGAGCGTATGCGATTGGACAAGCGTCGCAAGAAGCAG GTTCTGGGCGGTGAGGTGTGCATGTGGACCGAACAGGTGGATGAAAATCAGCTGGATAACCGGCTGTGGCCAAGATCGGCTGCCTTAGGTGAACGCCTCTGGTCTGATCCCAATGACGATCATGACATGGATGTTGTGCCGCCGGAAGTGTTCCGCAGAATCTCATTGTTCCGAAATCGCCTTGTCGAGCTGGGCATTAGGGCAGAAGCCCTGTTTCCCAAATACTGTGCCCAGAATCCCGGCGAATGCATTTGA
- the LOC138926036 gene encoding uncharacterized protein, protein MSLKRYATLLAAFGPNHTIPASSTTSSTTISSLLATVADISTSSAEETEQSQSQSQEHGSSSSASSSSSISTYTTYYSSGLGLYHQQRGGSGAISSSAGGGGGPGGPQTYANVVNGNVNLLLGG, encoded by the coding sequence ATGTCTCTAAAGCGTTATGCAACTCTCCTGGCGGCCTTCGGTCCAAATCACACCATCCCGGCCAGCAGCACCACCTCCTCGACAACAATATCATCGCTCCTTGCAACGGTAGCAGATATTTCAACATCATCGGCCGAGGAGACGGagcagtcccagtcccagtcccaggaGCATGGCTCTAGCTCATCGGCATCTTCATCCTCGTCCATATCCACATATACCACCTACTATAGCAGCGGCCTGGGGCTGTATCATCAGCAGCGCGGCGGCTCGGGAGCTATCAGCTCGAGTGCCGGTGGCGGTGGAGGACCTGGTGGACCCCAGACATATGCAAATGTTGTCAATGGGAATGTGAATCTGCTGCTCGGCGGGTAA
- the s-cup gene encoding uncharacterized protein s-cup: protein MLTLVTTILCVVCYCCHRNIKKRTEAAYRQQQHQWLEGDPNMEIYSVEQCYETSGLFLGDSTDGLAVVPTLHHEPPPSYDAVVLHEQQLHQQQLEQQHQQQQLQLQLQQQQLLMQRVSPPPGYRSTLDISNQNGASGSRGTPDGSVDAMASGSTGGSGPGLLVNKQLQLALNAQSCCSLQRAEVESMWNAAAAAVAARSGNCLEMEVLQPPPSLPLALQARKPAQNLRLNTFGRRYLQQSHQHSANHYRRGCPLCGKFRYEAEAEDEPLTALSVESGLNMGRREERLEPEEELEDPVALCPCPGDSENGNSIAPDITTLQDAANGNVQAAIVESSPPEEPISAVTDENDNAATSATPAATSSGRQENLEQATGSHQKRLGEEEEDEADLNTINENGIISMDMSKIIDRSGLPTYEGAIKLESSGYV from the exons ATGCTCACCCTGGTGACAACCATATTGTGTGTGGTCTGCTATTGTTGTCATCGGAACATCAAAAAGCGAACCGAGGCCGCCTacaggcagcagcagcaccagtgGCTGGAAGGCGATCCCAACATGGAAATATACAGCGTCGAGCAG TGCTATGAAACCTCGGGCCTATTTCTAGGCGACTCCACCGATGGCCTGGCCGTTGTCCCCACCCTGCATCATGAACCGCCGCCCTCGTACGACGCCGTGGTGCTCCACGAGCAACAGCTCCACCAACAGCAGCtggagcagcagcaccagcagcaacagttgcagctgcaactgcaacagcagcagcttcTGATGCAGCGCGTCTCTCCGCCGCCCGGCTACCGATCCACCCTCGACATCAGCAATCAGAATGGGGCAAGCGGCAGTAGGGGCACGCCCGATGGCAGCGTGGATGCCATGGCCAGTGGCAGCACTGGAGGATCGGGTCCTGGTCTGCTGGTTAATAAGCAGCTACAACTGGCGTTGAATGCTCAGTCCTGCTGCTCGTTGCAGCGGGCGGAAGTGGAGAGCATGTGGAATGCCgcagcggcggcggtggcagcTCGCAGCGGAAATTGCCTGGAAATGGAGGTGTTGCAGCCGCCACCCTCCCTTCCGCTGGCCCTGCAGGCTCGCAAGCCGGCCCAGAACTTGCGGCTAAACACCTTCGGGCGCCGATACCTGCAACAGAGCCACCAGCACAGCGCCAATCACTACCGGAGGGGCTGCCCGCTGTGCGGCAAGTTCCGCTACGAAGCCGAGGCGGAGGATGAACCGCTGACCGCCTTGTCCGTGGAGAGCGGCCTGAATATGGGCAGGAGAGAGGAGCGGCTGGAGCCcgaggaggagctggaggatCCAGTGGCTTTGTGTCCGTGTCCCGGCGACAGCGAAAATGGCAACAGCATTGCTCCTGACATTACCACTCTGCAGGATGCGGCCAACGGCAATGTCCAGGCCGCAATTGTGGAATCAAGCCCGCCAGAAGAGCCCATCAGTGCTGTCACCGACGAAAATGACAACGCTGCAACATCGGCCACACCAGCGGCCACGTCCAGTGGCAGGCAGGAGAATCTGGAACAAGCCACTGGCAGCCACCAGAAGCGGTTGGGGGAGGAAGAGGAGGACGAAGCCGACTTGAACACCATTAACGAGAACGGCATCATCAGCATGGACATGAGCAAAATCATTGACAGATCAGGGCTGCCCACATACGAGGGTGCCATCAAGCTCGAGTCCAGCGGTTATGTGTGA